The Chengkuizengella sediminis genome includes the window TATTACTACACAGATTACTGCGGAGCAAAAAAAACTAGTACCACTAGGAACAGAAGTTGAAGTACATTCATCAATACAAGATGGATATAAAGCAGAAATGATTTATGTAGCACCAACGAGAAATGATATTGGTTTATTTGATGCGGAGCTTCGTTTTATTGAAACAGACAATCAATTAACTACAGGTGAAGTTGTACAGCTTGTATTCAGTAACACGTTAGTGGAGGATGAAGTGTTAGTTCCTACTCATGCGATTATCCAAAAAGGGAATGAAGCTTACGTATTTGTAGCTAATGAAGGTAAAGCAGTTAAAAAAGATGTTGAAATTTTAAGTATGCAATCAGAATGGACTGCAGTTAAAGGTGATCTTAAGGCTGGAGAAGACCTTATAGTTAATGGACATAAACTAGTATCTGATGGGATGCTTCTATTGTTACCAGATGAACAACAAACAACAAATAACGATACTCCATCAGAAGAGAAAACTACTGATGAAAAAGTTGATGATGAGATAAATTCTGAGCAAGAAAAATCTGATGATAATGCAGCCGCTGGAGGTGGCAATTAATGCATCTTATAAAAACAGCAGTACAGCGACCAGTTAGTGTCATCATGCTGGTTATCTGCGTATTGATTATTGGGACGATTTCTTTACGTAATATTCCAATTGATCTTTTTCCAGAAGTTGAAGTGAATGTAGTGACAGTTCAAGCTTCATATAGCGGTGTATCTCCACAAGAGATGGAGAAACTCGTTACAAGACCATTAGAGGAGCAAATAGCATCACTAAATGGAGTTGAATCTATAAACTCACAGTCAAGTGCAGGATTCTCTTTTATTCTTGTTGAGTTTGCTACAAGCATTGATTTTGATCAAGCCGTTACAGATTTACAGGAAAAAATAAATAAAGCGGCTCTACCAGATGATGTAGATACACCTAATGTTTTGAAATTTGATATTAATAGTCAGCCCATTATTTATTTGGGATTAACGGGTAAGGACACTACTACATTAGAAAGTATTGCCGATGATTTATCTGCAAATTTTGAGAAACTTGAAGGGGTTGCAGCGGTTGATATTTCAGGTGGGACAGATCGGGAAATTCAAATCACACTTGATCCGATTTTACTTGAACAATATAACTTAACTGCAACAGATGTAGTCAATTCGATTAGAAACAAAAACTCGGCTTCAACTGTTGGAGATGTGTTACAAGGTGATACTGAAGTACAAGTTAGAGTGGATGGAGAATATGACACTTTAGATGAGATTAGAAACACAGCGATTCCGCTTCAAAATGGAACAACGATAACTGTGGAAGATGTAGGTATTTTAGAAGATACAATTAGTGATGTACAATCACAATCAAAAATAAATTCTGAACCTGCAGTTATACTATCTATCTCTAAGCAATCTGGAACAAATACAATAGAGATTAGTGACTTAATTCTTGAGGAAGTAGAGAGCATTCAGAATGATCTTAGTGAAGGTGTAGCATTAGAAGTTGTTTTTGATACTTCTACTTTTATTAGGGATTCCATAAGTGGTGTTGTTATAAGTTTATTAGCAGGTGGATTTTTTGCAATCTTAGTATTGCTATTTTTCCTAAGAAGTATTAGAGCAACTGCAGTTATAGCCTTGTCTATTCCATTTGCGATTATTTCTACGTTTATTTTAGTTGATCGTTTTGATCAAACTTTAAACATCATTACTTTATCTGGATTAGCCTTAGGGATAGGTATGATGGTAGATAGCTCCATTGTAATATTGGAAAATATCGTCAAGTACAGGCAAAATGGTATGGATCCAAAAGAGGCAGCTATTAAAGGTGGTAGTGAATTAATTTCTGCGGTGATCGCATCTACAACTACGACTGTTGTTGTATTTGTACCTATGATGATTATTGACGCTGGCATCCTATCACAAATATTCCTGCCATTAGCAATGGTTGTTGCCTTTGCATTACTTGCAGCATTACTTGTTTCACTTACTTTAGTTCCAATGTTAGCAGCGGGTTTTCTTAAAACGAATGCTCATGAGAAAATAGCAAAAGAAGCGAAATGGTTACAGTTTATAAATCAAATCTATAATAAGCTTCTAAGGTGGAGTTTAAAACGTAGATGGATTGTTGTTCTATGCACTTTTTTAATTATAGTCGGTAGTTTGTTTTCAATTGCACTATTGAACATCACTACTTTTCCTTCTTCTGGTCAGAACCAAATTCAACTCTCTACCGAATTTGATAACGGCGTAGAATTTTCAGTGGTTCAAGAGTATGGTGATCAAATCGATAAAGTGCTGAGTAAATATGAGGAGAATATTGATATTCAATATACAGAAATAAGTTCTACGAATATTACTACAATACTTCTTTTAATAGATGAGAGTGAAAGAGAAATAAATAATGAAGATATATCAAAAGCAATACAAGATGATCTAAATTCATCTATTGTAGGGATTGAAGTGAAGGCTGTACAACAAATGAGCGCTGTTGGTGGATCAGATTCAGATATAAACGTGTCGATATCTGGACCAGAACAAGATGTGCTTGAAACATTAACGGATCAAGTTGACCTTTTATTATCAGGGATTCCATCCGTTGAAAATATTGAGGTGCCAGGGTTAAGCGGTCAGCCTCAGCTTACAATTACAGTGAATGATGAATTAGCTGGGCAGTATAATTTAAGTCAAGGTCAAATTATGGGTCAGTTGAATGAAACATTTAAAGGATCAACGGCTACAAAATTCCGTGAAAATGGAGATGAGTTTGATGTTATTGTTCAGTTACCAGAATCAGAAAGAGAAACGATTGAATCCTTAAATGCATTTTTACTGACTACACCTACTGGCGGACATGTACCATTGATCTCAGTAGCAACGATTGATCAAACATTAGGACCTGTTTCAATCCAACGTGTAGATCAGAAGCAGGAATATTCTGTTACAGCTGATATGGTTGAAGGAGCAGATGTACGTGAAGTAACTGAACAAGTAGATCAGGTATTATCTCAAATTCCAGTACCTAAGGGATATGATGTGACTACTGGAGGGGTACAAGCAGACTTTAACGAATCTGCAGTTGATTTATTGCTCATATTAGGGCTAGCCATATTCCTAGTTTATACTGTAATGGCTGTACAATTTGAATCATTCTCATATCCATTTATCGTCATGTTTTCATTGCCAACAACAATTGTTGGTGTTATATTTGGACTATTAGTAACTGGCACTGAATTAAGCTTTCCAGCACTTATCGGATTAATTGTTTTAGCTGGGATTGTGGTGAATAATGCCATTGTATTAATTGATTATATTAATCAATTAAAACGAAGTGGTAAAGAACGGAATGAAGCCATTATTGAAGCAGGTAAAAGTCGTCTGAGACCTATTCTCATGACAAGTTTTACGACCGCATTGGGGATGTTACCTATTGCATTAGGAATAGGTGAAGGTAGTGAAACACAACAACCGATTGGGGTTGTAGTCATCTTTGGTTTATTAGTCTCAATGGCATTCACTCTGTTATTGATACCGGTTATGTACACAATTATTGATGATTTTAGCAATAAATTTACTAGCATATTTCGTAGAAAAAATAAAAACACAGAACCAAAAGATCCAACAGTAGTTAGCAGTTAAGGAGAGGTGAAACCAATGAAAAAAAGAATATTAGTAATATGTTTAGCGTTAGCAATTCCAACAATGACAGTACTTGCAAGTGAAACAGTGAGACTATCTATTTCTGAAGCGGTGAATGAGATACTGGAAAAGGACACAAGCCTAGAAAAATTTGATTTAGATGAGGTCAAACTAACTAGTGCAGCAAATGCATTTATGGGTAGTTTTTCGGATGAGTTGGAAGAATTACAAGAAGTTCAACAGGAATATGCTGAACAATCTACTCAGTGGGGAGTAGAGTATAAAGCTTATTCAATGCTTTACAATTATTTAAAATTGGAAGAAACAGTGAAGTTGCAAGAAGAAAATTTAGAAATTACTGAAAAAGATGAAAATATTGTAGGCATGAAGTATGATGAAGGATTAGCTTCAAAACAAGATCTTATTCAAGCCGAGATGAGTGTATCCAATGCTAAACTTTCTTTAGAATCTACTAAACAAAGTTTAAAATCTTTAAAATATGAATTGAATCAAATGTTAGATCAGGACTTATTAACTACGTTAAACATCGATGAATTAGGTGATATAACACGTCTTAAGTCTTCAGAATATAACGCTGAAAAGATAGCGGATGAAATGAAACTTGGACATAAATCTCTTATATTTTATCGCTTTGTAATGGAGACGTATGAAGAAATTATTGAAGAAGCAGAGGACCTTACGGGTTATGGTAGTTATGCATTATCAATAAGTAGTGCAGAAGCTGCTAAGACTGAAATAGAAGAACAAATAATGATATTAGAGCCTACCGAAGATCCAGACAATCCATCCGATCAAATGAAATTGCTAAGAGGATTATTTGATGAGAAAGAAGCTTTAATAACATATTATGAATCAACAGCAAATAACGACAGAAGAAAAGCAGAAGATGATATTCCAGAGTATTACGAGCAAGAAAAAGATAAAGCTCAAATAGATCTATTCGATCAAATGGATTTATTAGAATTAAATGCTTATCAATTTGCTGATGAGTTTGAAATTTCTCATTTAAAATTAAACACGCTAGAAGATAATGTGAAAAAACAAGAAGAATTATATAAAATGATGCAGGTGCGTTTTGATGAAGGCTTTATTACAGCTACAGACTTAGAAAAGAGTCGTGTAGGTGTATTAAATGCTAAGGTAGAATTATTGAATGCAGAAATTGATTATGCATTATTAAAAGAAGAGTATGAATTATTTAAAGAAGGTTTTTTACCATAAACAAATAAGATAATTTTTGTCTTAATAACAATAACCTCAGAATTTTATGTAATAGACACTGGAGATATCTCCAGTGTCTATTTTTTTGAAACTTAAGAATCTACAAGTTTACTTTTCTAATAACAAAAGCCACCATTAAAATTCGGTAAATGGTAAAGTGTTTAACGTAGACAGAATAGTAGTTACCCTTCAGAAGTTTGAATTAGCTATGAAATAGAGGGAATTTCTGGTCTTATCTCTTACAACATCAGCTCAAAAAAATAAATAGCGGGAATACGTGGTCTAATATCGTCCATATTCACATCAAACTGCCATATCTGGGCTTAAAACAGCTATTTAGGACCATAATTTCCCTTTATTATATAAAATTCTTTAAGTATGAGGAGAATAAGACCGTTTATTCCCTTTATTTTTAGATTACTAATACAAAATGAATGTAGAAAGGAATTTGGCTGGAAAGTGAAACGACTTATATCGGCACTCAATATTTTCGGTTTGTACATTAAAGGATCTTCCGATGATTTATTCAGATGGTTTTCTTAAACATAACTTCCCCAATTTATATAAAAATGGGAATTTACATCCTTGACATCTTCCAGACACATAACTTGTATAAGATATTTCTAATATGGACTTGTTTAACAAGGAGGGGAAATTGGGAATGAAATGGAAAAGAGTGATCATTACGATTATAGCATTGACTTTAGTAGTAGGATGTTCTAATGAAGATTCTACAGAAGGTCAGCCAACAGATATGCCTAAAGCAGATGTTATGACAAGTGGCGCTCCAAGAGGCGCAGGTCAAGGTGCAGGTGGCATGGTCGGTATGAGCATGGTTGGTTCAGGTCAGAGGTCACCAGGAGGAATGGGGCAGAGAACTCCTCAATTTGTTACAGTTGAACTTGAAAATATTGAAAAAGGTAATTTAGAAGTGACTCAACGTTTATTAGGTACCGTTATTCAATCATCTGAAGTTGAAGTTATCCCAGATATTAATGGAGAAATCATAAATTTATTAGTAAATAAAGGTGAAGTAGTTGAAAAAGGTCAGATCATAGTCGAGTTTGATTCTTCAAGTTTTGAAGATAGCTTGTTGCAGGAACAAAACAATTTAGCAAGTGCAAATCAACAGCTTGAAAATGCATTGATTTCTTATGAACAAGCAGAACAAAAATTAGAGGATGCAAAATCAGGAACGATCAATGAGCTGGATTCGTCAAATCTCAATTCTACTTGGGAAGATGCACAGGAAAATGTGGCAAGTATGCAGCGTTTATATGAAGAAGGTGCTGTTTCATTACAGGATTTAGAAAATGCGAAGGATCAAGAAGCACAAGCGAAATTGGCTTACGATAAAGATTCATTAAACAATGAAAATGATGTTGAATCAGCAGAGATTTCTTTGCAGCAAGCACATAATTCTGTGGACTCAGCAAAAATTTCTGTTTCTCAAGCACAATTGAAGTTAGATCAAGCATCAGAAAACTTTAATGATACAGTCATTTATGCCCCTAGTACAGGAGAAATCACAGTATTGAATGTAAACATAGGTGATCAAGTTTCAACTCAAGCTTCTCTTATGACAATTACAGATGTAGCCGATATGATGATCATAACGAAAGTTACAGCGGAGCAGAAGGCTTTATTACCCGTTGGTAAAGAAGTAGAGGTGACTACAACATCGCAAGATGAACCAGTAAAAGCAACGATTACATATATATCTTCAGTTAGAAGTTCTGATGGTTTTTTTGATGTGGAATTACATTTAGATGAGGAAACTGAAAATAATATTCAAAATGGTGATATTGCTCAAATTATATTATCAACCATATTGGTAGAAAACGAATATCTTGTACCAACTAATGCAGTTTTTCTAAAAGAGGATAGCAACTATATTTTCGTAGTAGATATGAATTCTGATATGAAAATTGCGATGAAACGAGAGGTCGAAATTTTAAATTTACAATCGGATTACACGGCGATACAAGTAGAACTTGCAGCAGGAGAGCAATTGATTGTAGATGGGCAAACGTTAGTTTTTGATGGCATTCCTGTTTTATTACCTGGGGAAGAACCACCCCAAGGCATGTCCCCTAATCCTGATGGTATTGGTGAGCTAACTAGACCAGAAGGTATGAATCCAAATGCTGGCGGTGATGGTCAGCGAACTCCACCTGAAGGTAGAACACGACCTGAAGGTATGGATCCAAAAGATATGAAAAACGGTCAAAGAATCCCACCAGAATTACCGGAAAGTAGCGACAACGCTGATTCAGAGAATGAAAGTTCCGATGTCGGAGGTAATTAACAATGAACCTTTTAAATACATCTGTTAAAAGACCTGTCAGCGTCATAATGATTGTGATTTGTGTATTAATTATGGGACTGGTTTCTATTCGGGATATCCCAGTTGATTTGTACCCGGAAATGGAAATACCAATGTTAAGCGTAAATGTTAATTATACTGGTGTTGCCCCACAGGAAATGCGGTCATTAGTCACAGAGCCTTTAGAAAATCAAATCGCATCTTTGTCGGGAATTAAAACAATGACTTCGACTACAAGTACAGGATCAGCACAAATCAGAATTGAGTATGAATCAGATATAGATCTTGATGAGGCTTATAATGAATTACAAAGTACAGTAGCATCGATTAGAGGATTACCTGATGAAGCAGGTGATCCAAATGTTAGAAAGTTTGATCCAAATAGTGCGCCAATCATGACCTTAGGTTTGCTAGGAGATGATTTAGTTGAGTTAGAACAAGAAGCTGATGATATTTTGGTCAACTTTCAAAGAATTGAAGGGGTGGCTTCTGTAGACATCGATGGAGGCCAACAGAAGGAAATTCAAGTAAAGCTGGATCCTTTACAATTAGAACTATATGGATTATCACCATCAGATGTTAGTAATACCATTCAAAATAAAAATAATGCTGCTTCAGTTGCTACAGTTCCTCAAGGTGATGTGAATGTTTCCGTACGTGTAGATGGTGAATATGAATCCATTGAAGATATCAATAACACCATTATTCCATTATTAAATGGAAACTCCATTAAAGTAAAGGATATTGCTG containing:
- a CDS encoding efflux RND transporter permease subunit; translation: MHLIKTAVQRPVSVIMLVICVLIIGTISLRNIPIDLFPEVEVNVVTVQASYSGVSPQEMEKLVTRPLEEQIASLNGVESINSQSSAGFSFILVEFATSIDFDQAVTDLQEKINKAALPDDVDTPNVLKFDINSQPIIYLGLTGKDTTTLESIADDLSANFEKLEGVAAVDISGGTDREIQITLDPILLEQYNLTATDVVNSIRNKNSASTVGDVLQGDTEVQVRVDGEYDTLDEIRNTAIPLQNGTTITVEDVGILEDTISDVQSQSKINSEPAVILSISKQSGTNTIEISDLILEEVESIQNDLSEGVALEVVFDTSTFIRDSISGVVISLLAGGFFAILVLLFFLRSIRATAVIALSIPFAIISTFILVDRFDQTLNIITLSGLALGIGMMVDSSIVILENIVKYRQNGMDPKEAAIKGGSELISAVIASTTTTVVVFVPMMIIDAGILSQIFLPLAMVVAFALLAALLVSLTLVPMLAAGFLKTNAHEKIAKEAKWLQFINQIYNKLLRWSLKRRWIVVLCTFLIIVGSLFSIALLNITTFPSSGQNQIQLSTEFDNGVEFSVVQEYGDQIDKVLSKYEENIDIQYTEISSTNITTILLLIDESEREINNEDISKAIQDDLNSSIVGIEVKAVQQMSAVGGSDSDINVSISGPEQDVLETLTDQVDLLLSGIPSVENIEVPGLSGQPQLTITVNDELAGQYNLSQGQIMGQLNETFKGSTATKFRENGDEFDVIVQLPESERETIESLNAFLLTTPTGGHVPLISVATIDQTLGPVSIQRVDQKQEYSVTADMVEGADVREVTEQVDQVLSQIPVPKGYDVTTGGVQADFNESAVDLLLILGLAIFLVYTVMAVQFESFSYPFIVMFSLPTTIVGVIFGLLVTGTELSFPALIGLIVLAGIVVNNAIVLIDYINQLKRSGKERNEAIIEAGKSRLRPILMTSFTTALGMLPIALGIGEGSETQQPIGVVVIFGLLVSMAFTLLLIPVMYTIIDDFSNKFTSIFRRKNKNTEPKDPTVVSS
- a CDS encoding TolC family protein; this encodes MKKRILVICLALAIPTMTVLASETVRLSISEAVNEILEKDTSLEKFDLDEVKLTSAANAFMGSFSDELEELQEVQQEYAEQSTQWGVEYKAYSMLYNYLKLEETVKLQEENLEITEKDENIVGMKYDEGLASKQDLIQAEMSVSNAKLSLESTKQSLKSLKYELNQMLDQDLLTTLNIDELGDITRLKSSEYNAEKIADEMKLGHKSLIFYRFVMETYEEIIEEAEDLTGYGSYALSISSAEAAKTEIEEQIMILEPTEDPDNPSDQMKLLRGLFDEKEALITYYESTANNDRRKAEDDIPEYYEQEKDKAQIDLFDQMDLLELNAYQFADEFEISHLKLNTLEDNVKKQEELYKMMQVRFDEGFITATDLEKSRVGVLNAKVELLNAEIDYALLKEEYELFKEGFLP
- a CDS encoding efflux RND transporter periplasmic adaptor subunit, with translation MKWKRVIITIIALTLVVGCSNEDSTEGQPTDMPKADVMTSGAPRGAGQGAGGMVGMSMVGSGQRSPGGMGQRTPQFVTVELENIEKGNLEVTQRLLGTVIQSSEVEVIPDINGEIINLLVNKGEVVEKGQIIVEFDSSSFEDSLLQEQNNLASANQQLENALISYEQAEQKLEDAKSGTINELDSSNLNSTWEDAQENVASMQRLYEEGAVSLQDLENAKDQEAQAKLAYDKDSLNNENDVESAEISLQQAHNSVDSAKISVSQAQLKLDQASENFNDTVIYAPSTGEITVLNVNIGDQVSTQASLMTITDVADMMIITKVTAEQKALLPVGKEVEVTTTSQDEPVKATITYISSVRSSDGFFDVELHLDEETENNIQNGDIAQIILSTILVENEYLVPTNAVFLKEDSNYIFVVDMNSDMKIAMKREVEILNLQSDYTAIQVELAAGEQLIVDGQTLVFDGIPVLLPGEEPPQGMSPNPDGIGELTRPEGMNPNAGGDGQRTPPEGRTRPEGMDPKDMKNGQRIPPELPESSDNADSENESSDVGGN